The sequence below is a genomic window from Sphingobacterium sp. ML3W.
GACGACTTAGATGTAATTGAGCAGCTTTTGCACTACCATATCCCGCATTGTTGGGGCCACTAACGAGCGCATTTTTACTCACAATATTAAGAATATCACCACCTATGTTTTGCCCCTTTAAAATTGGAGCTACAGCTTGAATAACCAAAAACTGACCTTTTACCAAGACATTATAGAGCAAATCCCAATCCTCTTGCGTATGGTCTTCAATCGTTTTAGAAATTGATAATCCAGCATTATTAACAATAATATCAATTCCACCAAATGCCAATACAGCATCATTGAGTGCATGTTTAATCTGCGCTTCATTGGTTACATCAAGAATTGTGGTGATAACCGCATCTCTCCCAAATTCTGCTACAAAATCTTTCTCACAGGCAGCAAGTCGCTCAGCATTGATATCATTCAACACCACGACAGCACCTTCTTGGGCCATCTTCTTTGCAATAGCCTTACCAATACCTCCCCCACTCCCTGTCACCAACGCTATTTTACCTGAAAGTGCTTTGGGGCTTGGCATACGCTGCAACTTAGCTTCTTCCAACAACCAATACTCAATATCAAAAGCTTCTTGACGTGGCAAGGCCGTATATTCGCTAATAGCTTCAGCACCTTTCATCACATTGATTGCATTAGTGTAAAATTCAGCTGCCACACGAGCGGTTTGTTTATCTTTTGCAAATGAGAATAATCCTACGCCTGGATATAAGACAATTACGGGATTTTTATCACGAATGCTCGGACTATTTTCATGTTTACAATTTGCATAGTATTGCGCGTACATCTCTCGATAGCCTTCAAACAATGGTTCCAACTTCTTTTTCAGTTCTTCCACATTATCTAAGTTTTCAGACTTGGATAAGGTGAGTACCAAAGGCTGAATTTTAGTGCGTAAAAAATGATCCGGACAACTCGTACCTAAAGGAGCTAATCGTTCTAGATCATTTGAATTGATGAACTCCAATACACGGTCATCATCTGTAAAATGTCCAATCATATGACGCTCACTTGAACAAAAACCCCTTAATATAGGAGCTAATTTTGCAGCTTGAGCATTTCTTTCCTCTTTATTTAGGCTTTCATTCTTCTGCCCTCCAAATACAGGACTTTTTTTACCATAATTTTGTTCTAAATATGTTGCACATGTTTCAATAACATCTAATGAATTTAGATAACAATCGTAAGCAGAGTCTCCCCAAGTAAATAAACCATGCGATCCCAACATGATACCTCGGATGTCTGGATTTGCTTTTAGACAGGACTGCAGCTGTAAGCCCAAATCAAATCCAGGACGCTGCCAATCAACCCAACCGATAGAACCATTGAAAAGTTCTTCCGTTATTTTCTTTCCATCTTTTGCAGCTGCTATTGCGATAGCAGCATCTGGATGTAAATGATCGATATGTTTGAATGGCAAAAAACCATGCAAGGGCGTATCTATTGAAGGTGCTTTGGAACTCAAATCAAAAATACAGTGGTTGAATAGTTCCACCATTTCATCTTCATATGCAATCCCCCTATAGACATTTTCAAGATTGCGCAAACGTTGCAGGTATAATGCTGCAAGTCCTGATTTTTTCAATGTACCAATATCCCCTCCAGACCCCTTTATCCACATTACTTCAACATCTTCATTCGTAAGAGGATCTTTCTCCCAAACCTTACAAGAGGTATTACCACCACCATAATTGGTAATTCTTAGATCTGCACCTAAAATATTTGAACGATATAATAATAGCGCAACCTCATCACCTTCCAATGATTTCGCTTTTTGATCGTCCCACAAGTAATTTACATGTTTATACGTTTTCACTGCCATATATATTAAATTAATTTTCTAAAGTTCTTGCAAATCCTACGACGCAAATAGAAATTATGATGAGCACTATTCCACCTATTATGGAACGATAAGCAGTTTGGTTCACCCCTTTCCATTCTTTTAATACAACTCCCCAAGCATTTGAAATCAAGATGATAAACGCCATATGAAGAATCCACGAACTGGCACCGTTACCTAAACGACTCTCTCCCATTCCGTAAAAAAAGAATTGTAAATACCAAGTCGTACCAGCCAGGGCACATAAAAGTAAATTCTTAGCTTTGGGAGCATCGGATTTAGTATAATCTGAAAAGGTTTTATTTTTAAATAAAAGATAGATACACCAAATAAAGTTTGTAGTAAAGCCCCCCCACAGGATAATGATGTAAGTAACGTTATTCTGATATAGAAACTCTCCATCGTTAGGATTACTACTCTTCCACACGGAATTTGCCACATCAGCAAGCGGTTTTCCTGCCTCAATGCCAAAATTGAAACAAGCACTAAGTACTCCGGAAACCAGTGCCACTACAATGCCAAGCGTGAAGTTATAATCAGACTTTGCATCACCAGACAGTGTTGATAAACTTTTTTCTTTTGACACACCTGCCTTGCCACAAAGACACACCCCTAAGACACATATCAACAAACCTATTAATATGCAAATGCCAGATTGAGTAGTAAAGAAGTAATCTATTCCGTGCTTTCCTGTCGTTTTATTAAAAAAATAATAAATACTGGGCATCAATGACCCAAATACCATACTTAAACCTAAAATAATACTGCTACCCAACGAAACACCAAGATAACGTACCCCAAGACCATAAGTAAGCCCACCTATACCCCATAACATCCCGAATAAAAAAGTATAGGATAAAGTACCAGCATGAGCATGCATGATAATCTCTGAAAAATTAGGAATAGTTAACCATGCAGCAATTGGTGGGACAATAATCCAAGAAAAAAGACCGCCTAAGATCCACATGGACTCCCAAGACCATCCTTTCACTTTCTTATAAGGAACATAAAAACTTCCTGACGCAAAACCGCCGATGAAATGGAATATTACTCCGAAAATAGCATTCATACTTATCTTTTTAGGTATTTTACATGAACTAAATTAAATGATTTCCACATCTAAACTGTTATGCACTGTTATGCACTGTTATACATAACAGCTTAGCATCCAAATACAGATCGATGCAGTTATAAGTGGAAATCTGCTTTCAATATTTTAGAAATTGTTCTTTTATTTCCGCTTACTTTCTCTAAATAATAACATTATCAAAGTTGGTCAGATCTAAAATTGGTTAAGCCAAAGCTAATCAAATTGGATATATCAAGTGTGCAATTGGGGCTTATTCAAGGTGTAAAATGGAGACATTTCACGAATTTAATTTTTTCTAATCTGTTTTCAGCTTGTATTTAGCCTGGATCCATTTCTATAACTCTTTTGTTTAAGTTGCATTAGCACAGAAAGTTTCAAATAAATGTTTCTTTTACATTTATTTGAAAAATAGTATCTATCTTTAAAAAAGAAATCAATTTAAACCAAGTGATTTCACCCAATAACACATTCATATTTACGAACAAAAGGAATAACAAGTTATTTATCTAACTAATATTTACTAAAAAAATGAGAAAACAAATTTTGTCCATAACCTTATTCTTATGTTATTTATGCGCACCTGCTCAAGACAACACCCCTGCAGAAAAAGATCACGTCGCCTATATATTTGCCAACTTTTTAGGAAACGATATTAAAGAGGAGCAACCATTCAACATGACACATGGACAAGAGATAGATCCTGATGTTTCTAGAGACCCGAAGACTGGAAAACACCACCTCTACTGGGGGAATGGATACACTGCTGTTGCAGAGTTAAATGATGATATGCTGGGCATCAACAAAGAAAGCATAAAAGTAATTACTCCAGATAGCACCTTTCGCGAAGGAATCTATGTTTTCTATAGAAAAAACATCTATTACTCTCTTTGGTCTGAAGATGACACCAAAAGCGAAGACTATCGTGTACGATATGGAGCGTCAACCTCACCAACCGGCTCCATTCAGATACCTGATAATAACCTAATTTTAACTAAAAATCCAGAACTAGGTATTTACGGAACCGGACATAATGCCGTATTGCAAACACCTGGTGAAGATAAATGCTTTATCGTATACCATAGGATAAAACCCGTCATTCCCACATTATAGCTTATCAATTATGAGCTGTATCCAATTGATTAGATACTCATTTGCAAACCAACCTTATTCACATTTAACACAAAAACAATCAATAAAGCGCCAGATATCAACATATTTGCTGATTAGATGATGATAATTTATTCAATAATCACTAATTTTAGTAACGAAAATACGAGCAATTCTTTGAAAAATTATATATTATTCCTTGACACAGAAACATCAGGACTTCCAAAAAAATGGGACAAAAAGTATAGTGATATACAAAATTGGCCACATGCACTTCAAGTAGCATGGATTATTTTTGATGCAGATTTCAATGAAGTCAAACGGACAAACAAGTACATTTACGAACCCTTTATTTTTATAAGTCGAGAATCCGAACAAATTCATGGACTAACACCACAATTTTTAAGAGAACATGGGGAGAACAAAAAAAATGTTCTACGGAAATTAGCGCATGATTTAAAAAAATATCAGCCGTTGATCGTTGGTCATTTTTTAGCATTCGACTTGCAAGTTATCGCAGCTGAATTTGTTAGATCAAAATTAAATATACCTTTTGAACAGCTCATCTATTTTTGTACACTATGGCATAGTAAAATGTATGTAAGAAATCCCAATATGGTCCATATGAATCTATCCCACCTTCATGAAACCCTATTTACAGAAATACCTAAAGATCTACATAATGCTGAAAAGGATGCAGAAATAACTGCAAAGTGTTATTTTGAAATGGTTAACAGAAATCAACTTTCCACAGAAGATATTGAAAATCAACAAGTACGATTTGTAAATTTACTTCAACCTTAATTCCGTTTCTATGAATAATCCAGATATTATTTTAGCGCTATTAAAAACTACGGCACCTTTTCATGTTCTACCAGAATCTGTACAAAAAAGTCTAGTTGACCTAATGACGAGGTTCACATTCTCAAAAGAAGCACTTATCTATAGACAAGGTATTACTGATATTGACGGAGTTGACCTTATTTATAAAGGGCAATATGAAACATTTTTTCTCGATACGGTAGAGGACAAACGTTCGATCGAAATACATGAAAGCCCATACTGTTTTGGAGGTATTTCAGTGCTTTTAAATCGTAAAAAAGCATTAAAATCCGTCATGGTCAAAAAAGGGACCATCATATATCGGTTACCTCGTAAAGATTTTATTGAACTTTGCAATGTCAATGAGGAGTTCTTCCATTTCTTCACCAATGCATTCGGACGTAAAATGCTTGAAGAAGAATTTTCTCATTTTGTGAAATCACCTGCGTCATTTGAAGAAAGCTATTATGCCGCAGATCAGCTTTATTCACGTAAGATCGACAATATCATTTATAAAGATATTGTTTCTATAGCCTACAATACTCCTATTTATGAAGTAGCAAAAACGATGTCCCAAAATAAGGTGAGCTGCATTTTCATTACAGAAAAAGATCATATTGTTGGCTACGCAACAGATATGACACTTCGTGATAATGTTATTGGAAAACAAATAAACGTTACACAGGCCATAGGTTCTGTCATGGACAATCCCATCGTCAGTATCTCTAACCAAGCTTTTCTCTATGAGGCAGTATTGATGATGTTTCGAACAAAAACAAAATATCTTTTAGTTGAAAAAGAAGGGAAATATGTTGGCTTTTTGAGTCGTAACCGCCTGTTGAGTGAACAAGGACAATCTCCTTTAGTTTTTATACAATCTGTAAAATTAGCAGAGTCATTAACTGAATTGCAGGAAAAATGGGATAAGGTGCCTAAAATTATCAATCAATTGTTAGGTCGAGGAGTAAACGCTGCCATTACAAACCAAGTCATAACGACAATAGCCGATACCATTGCCATAAAGGTGATCGAGAAAGTTATCCAAGAAATGGGCAAGCCACCCGCTAAGTTCGTCTTTATGGTAACTGGAAGTGAGGGAAGAAAGGAACAAACACTAAAAACGGACCAAGATAACGCCATTATCTATGAAGATAAAGCCAATGAACACCGTGAACTGGTTAGAAGCTATTTCCTTAAATTTGCGAGCCGTGTTTCCGACGACTTAAATAAAATTGGATTTGTCTATTGCACTGGTGGATATATGGCTAGTAATCCCGAGTGGACACATTCTTTATCGCATTGGAAAAACAATTACAAAAGTTGGATTGAAGACACCATACCTGAAAATGCAATTAAATTTTCAACATTTTTTGATTGTAGAAGACTTTATGGCGACCAAGGAATTATAGACCAACTTAAGTCATTTTTAAATGAGGAGTTACAAAAGCCAAATGACCGCTTTTTTTCATTTATCGCGAAAAATGCTTTGCAATATGAACCACCACTAACATTTTTTAATGCGATTAAAACACAAACCATTGGCGCTTCCGAATTTCTAAACATAAAAAAAGCGATGACTCCAATTGTCGATCTAGTCCGAGTATACGCACTAAAAAACAGAATTTACGAAGAAAACACCGGCGAAAGACTTAAGAGATTGGTCGAACTTGAAGTCTTCAACCAGTCACAATACGAAGAATTGCACCAATCTTATTATTACTTAATGGCGCTGCGATTAAAAAATCAAGCGAATGAGATCATAACAACAAAATCTAATCCCGATAATTATATACGAATCGATAGTCTTACTAAAATTGAAAAAGCAACTTTAAAAGAAATTTTCAAAACCATCCATAATTTTCAATTGGGAATAAAATTCAAATTCACAAACAATCTGCTGGGATAGTACAAGCTTAGAATCTAGCAATCTGTCAATTTTTCAAAATGACAGATTGCTAGATAGCCAAGTCAGCCCTATCTTGTTAAGAAACGATATTCAGTCTTTGAAGAATACGTTTGTCCAGGACTTAGCACAGTAGATGCAAAGTTGGCATGATTAGGCGCATCTGGAAAATGTTGTGTTTCTAAACATAAAGCTGCCCTAAAACCATAAGTATGACCATTTTTACCTTTAGGATCTTGATCCGTCATGAAATTGCCACTATAGAATTGTAATCCTGGTTCAGTTGTATAGATTTCCATTGCAATACCTGTTTTTGGAGCATACAAAGAAGCTACTTTTTCAAATTCTGCAGATTTGTTCAATTCAAAATTATGATCGTAACCCTTACCTATTTCCAATTGATTGTTTTTATCATCTATTTTTGCACCTATCAATTGTGGTTTGGTAAAATCAAAAGCAGTACCCGCTACAGGTAAGCTTTTTCCAGTAGGAATAAGTGTGCCATCAACTTCCGTAATTGCGTTAGCATTGATTTGAAGCTGGTGATCCAAGATCGTTGCGTCACCCGCACCATTTAAATTAAAGTAAGCATGGTTGGTTAAATTTAAAATGGTTTCTTTATCAGTTGTCGCTTCATAGTCTATATTTAGCCCCCCATCATCTTTTATAGAATAAGTAACTTCCATGTTCACATTCCCAGGATAACCCGCTTCTTTATCTGGTGAACTATAAGCTAAAGTAATGGATGTTGCTGTATTACGAACTACATCCCACACCTTATTATAGACTCCATTTGTACCACCGTGCAATGAGTTTTCACCATCATTTTTTTCTAACAGAAAGGTCTTACCATCCAAATTAAACGAGGCTTTTCCAATTCGATTACCATATCTACCCACTACTGCTCCATAAAAATTATTCGCATTCTTTTTATATTCCTCAGCCGAATCATAACCCAAAATGACATCTGTAGGATGTCCGTCCTTATCTGGAACAACAATACTCACCAATCGAGCACCATAATTGGTTAACGTAACCGTCAATTTCCCATTTTGAAGGGTATATAATTTAACTGATTTTGCATCGATCGTCCCATCAAACGAATTCAATTGCGTCGTGTCTGTGCTTTTCGAAGCCTCCTTGTTATTTCCAGATTGGCATGACATCGTGAGTGCCGACATGACAAAGAGGATTCCATAAACTTTCTTATACATATTTATTTAATTTAAAATTAACTGTTTAGTTTTAAAACTACCAAAATCGTACATATACTACTGTTACCAAAAGCAAAGTCAATACAATCATGGCTATAACTGAAGGTTCTAATTTAAACATGGTCTTATCGAGTACAAAGGCCTTTGGATTAATTTTAGGTCCCAACAAACTGACTGATATCATCGCAATCATAGTAAAGGCAAAAGCCAATCCCATACAAATTTGGAAAGGGATCTCATATACACCATTTTTATTGAGATATGCAGTATAGATCCAGGTTTCATTTCCAAAAACTTTTGTTGCAAACTCATTAAAAAAGATGGACAGAACAAATCCCGTAATTAGACCCGTAATTGCTGCAGAGCCTGTAGTACGCTTCCAAAACATACCTAATAAAAACATGGAGAATACCCCTGGACTGATAAATCCTGTATATTTTTGAATAAATGTAAATCCCCCCGCTCCACCAATACCTAACGTGTCACTCCAAGTAAATAGTACTGCAATCAATATAGAAACAACAATAGTAATCTTTCCAATCCAAACCATTTTGGATTCACTGGCCTCTTTATCGATATATTTTTTAAAAATATCCAAGGTAAATATAGTCGCTATACTATTGGCTTTTCCTGCAAGACCAGCAACAATAGCAGCAGTAAGTGCCGCTAAGGCTAAGCCCTTCATCCCATTAGGTAAATGCCCTAAAATAGCAGAATAAGCATTATCGGCATGAAAAACTCCTCCAGGAGCCATCTCTTGTTGCAATGCACCATTTTTATAAAGTACATAAGCAGCTATTCCAGGAAGCATGACGATAATCGGCATCAATAATTTAAGAAATCCTGCGAAAAGAATACCCGTACGAGCAGTTTTCAAATCCGCACCCAAAGCACGTTGCGTAATGTATTGATTACAGCCCCAATAATTTAGATTAACGATCCAGATACCCGCAAGATACATTCCTATCCCGGGTAACATCAGATACTTATTGACATCTTCTTGTGAGGCTCCGGGACCTGGTTTATCCACGATTAAGTTAAAGTGATTGGGTGAATCTTCCATAAGTTTATTAAACCCTGCTAAAACATCCTGACCAAGCCCAAAATGTTCACTGACCATAGTCAATGCAACATAGGTTGTTGCCACACCACCAATAATCAACACGACCACTTGTATAACATCTGTAAAACCAATGACGCGCATACCACCCAGTGTAATGATAACAGCAAATACAGCTAATGCGACCATGATCATATGAAAGCTATCTCCACCACCTGCCATACTCGATATTGCGATAGCTCCGAGATATAATATGGATGTCAGATTAACAAAGACATAAAGGAACAACCAAAAGATGGCCATAATTAAACTCGTTGTCTCATTATAACGATTATTCAAAAACTGAGGCATTGTAAAGATTTTATTCTTCAAATACACCGGAATAAACCAGACCGCGACAATGATAAGGGCTACCGCAGCAATAAGTTCATAAGCGGCCACAGCTATTCCCACCTCAAAACCATTTCCACTCATGCCTATAAATTGTTCTGCAGAGATGTTGGAAGCAATGAGGGAAGCTCCAATAGCCCACCAAGTCAGAGAGCCCTCAGCTAAAAAATAATCTTTGCTACTACTTGTGTTACTTGTCTTTTTACGATATATCCAGTAGCCGTAGCCAGCTACGACAAAAAAGTAGATTATAAAAATAAGATAATCTACCGTTGCAAATTTTTCCATAATTTCCCAAATCGGTTAGTTGAAAAGTGTCCCCTTCAAATTGCTATTGAAAGGAACGCTCAATTTATTATTTTTTCAACAAATAATACAATTCATTCCATTTTAATTGATTTTCAAGATTGTTCAGTGTTGTCTTTTCATCGATGCACACAAATTCAACACCTGCTATACGAGCAAAATCTTCTAAATATTCAGGAGTTAAACTTAAACTATAAGCTGTATGGTGCGCTCCTCCCGCAATAATCCAAGCACTACAACCCACTTTCATATCCGGAAGAGGTTTCCACAGTACACGGGCTACTGGAAGATTTGGTAAAGGTTCGTTCACTTCCACACCTTCCACTTTATTAACAATTAAACGGAAGCGTGTGCCCATATCTACCAAAGAAGCGTTCAATGCACAACCGCTTAGACCGTTAAAAACAAGCCGTGCAGGAGCTGCTTTACCACCTATGCCTAATGGATGGACCTCAATACGTGGTTTATCAGCTGCTAAAGCTGGATCTACTTCTAACATATGAGAACCTAAAACCATTTCATTTTGGGGATCAAAATTATAGGTATAATCTTCCATGAATGCTGTTGTTCCCGTTAACCCCGCTCCCATTACCTTGCAAGCACGAACCAAAGCCGGAGTTTTCCAATCTCCTTCACCAGCAAAACCATAACCCTCTGCCATCAGTCGTTGTACCGATAGGCCAGGCAACTGTACCATACCATGTAAATCTTCGAAAGTATCCGTAAAACCTTTAAAATTTCCACGTTCCAAAAATTTACGTAAGCCAATCTCGATTTTGGCAGCTTCAATCAAATTATCATGGAATTCAGCTCCAACTCTGACATTATCGGCTAAATCATAAGTTTCCTCATATACGTTCAATAAAGCCGCTATTTCTTCAGAAGTACTTGCATTGATGACTTCTACCAAGTCACCAATGGGATAGGTGTTTACAGAAAAACCAAATTGAGATTCAGCTTCTACTTTATCTCCATCCGTAACAGCTACATACCGCATATTATCCCCAAATCGAGCATATTTAGCTCCCTGCCAATCGTGCCAACCAGCAGCAGCACGTGACCAAACACTAATACGTTCCAAAACCTCTTCGTCCTGCCAATACCCGGTAACAACCTTTCTACCGATATTTAAACGGGTCACGATATGTCCAAATTCACGATCACCATGAGCACTTTGATTTAGATTCATAAAATCCATATCAATACTGCTCCATGGAATGTCTCTATTATATTGTGTATGCAAATGCAATAATGGTTTTTGCAAAGCTTTTAATCCTCTGATCCACATTTTTGCTGGCGAGAAAGTATGCATCCAAGTAATGATACCAATACAATTTTCTTCCTGATTCGCAGCAACTAAAGTTTCATAAATTTCATCCGTATTCTTAACGATTGGCTTATAAATAATTTGTACAGGGATTACTTCATGTGAAGATAAATAATGGGCAATTTCTTCAGCATGAACTGCAACTTTTCGAAGTGTCTCTTCGCCATAGAGATCTTGACTACCGACAACAAACCAAACCTCAAGCTCTTTTAAATTGATATTCATATTTTCAGTCTATTTACAATTGATTTTATATATTATTTTTTACTGTCCGTAATAGGCATTACGGCCATGTTTTCTTTCATAGTGTTTTTTCACTAATGCATCTTTAAGTTTTGGAGCACTAGGATTAATCTGTTCTGTGAGAAAAGCCATTTTTGCCACTTGCTCTAGAACTGCGCTATTGTACACTGATTTTAGTCCCGTTTTCCCCCATGCAAAAGGAGCATGATTGCCTACTAGCATCATTTCCAATTCTTTATAATCAAGATTATGGTTCTTAAAATGGTCTAAAATCTGAATACCGGTTTCATATTCATAATTTCCAGCTATTCTATCATCCTCCATTGGCGGAGCACAAGGAATATCGGTAGTCAAATGATCCGCATGAGTAGTCCCAAAAATAGGAATATCACGTTGACTTTGTGCCCAAGCAGTTGCATAGGTCGAATGTGTATGGGTAATACCACCGATTCCATCCCAATGTTTATAAAGAACCGCATGCGTTTTCGTATCAGAAGATGGTCGTAGGTTTCCTTCAACAATACGACCATCAAAATCCACTATGACCATATCATTTGGTGATAATTCTTCATAAGGAACGCCACTAGGTTTAATGGCGAATACGCTTTTGTCACGATCCGAAACAGAAACATTTCCAAAGGTAAAAAGCACCAAACCTAATTTTGGTAGTTGCATATTACAGTGATAAGCTTCTTCTTTAATTGAACTGTACATGTTATATTAAAAATTAAATAGAAAATGTTGAATAAGAAACGTTATAATCTAGTATCGATAAACCCACCCAATTTCTTGTAACGATTGTACCGGGCGGCATAAATATTTGCCATTTCTACTTGTGGAAAATAGGTTTTCTCAAAACCTTGGCCCATTGCAGTCATTGCATCTTCTACACGTGTATAAATCCCTGCGACCGTAGCTGCGAACATGGCCGCGCCAATAGCACAAGTCTGCTCGCTTTTATGTATTCGAATGGGCATGTTGATGACATCCGCCATCATCTGCATAATAAAAGGAGATTTTTTTGCTACTCCTCCCAGACCAATCAAGCCCTTCACAGGGATTCC
It includes:
- the araA gene encoding L-arabinose isomerase, with protein sequence MNINLKELEVWFVVGSQDLYGEETLRKVAVHAEEIAHYLSSHEVIPVQIIYKPIVKNTDEIYETLVAANQEENCIGIITWMHTFSPAKMWIRGLKALQKPLLHLHTQYNRDIPWSSIDMDFMNLNQSAHGDREFGHIVTRLNIGRKVVTGYWQDEEVLERISVWSRAAAGWHDWQGAKYARFGDNMRYVAVTDGDKVEAESQFGFSVNTYPIGDLVEVINASTSEEIAALLNVYEETYDLADNVRVGAEFHDNLIEAAKIEIGLRKFLERGNFKGFTDTFEDLHGMVQLPGLSVQRLMAEGYGFAGEGDWKTPALVRACKVMGAGLTGTTAFMEDYTYNFDPQNEMVLGSHMLEVDPALAADKPRIEVHPLGIGGKAAPARLVFNGLSGCALNASLVDMGTRFRLIVNKVEGVEVNEPLPNLPVARVLWKPLPDMKVGCSAWIIAGGAHHTAYSLSLTPEYLEDFARIAGVEFVCIDEKTTLNNLENQLKWNELYYLLKK
- a CDS encoding L-ribulose-5-phosphate 4-epimerase, whose amino-acid sequence is MYSSIKEEAYHCNMQLPKLGLVLFTFGNVSVSDRDKSVFAIKPSGVPYEELSPNDMVIVDFDGRIVEGNLRPSSDTKTHAVLYKHWDGIGGITHTHSTYATAWAQSQRDIPIFGTTHADHLTTDIPCAPPMEDDRIAGNYEYETGIQILDHFKNHNLDYKELEMMLVGNHAPFAWGKTGLKSVYNSAVLEQVAKMAFLTEQINPSAPKLKDALVKKHYERKHGRNAYYGQ